From Streptomyces sp. NBC_00775, one genomic window encodes:
- a CDS encoding cyclase family protein yields MPEPSVLASLVSGLRGGSIEVVDLTSPLSSSTPVIQLPPEFGQTAAFELEEISRYDVRGPAWYWNNFRSGEHTGTHFDAPNHWVTGKDLSDVASVPARRLIAPAAVLDFTAEARENPDFLVEVEHVRAWEAENGPLPDGGWLLLRTGWDARAHSQEAFLNADENGPHTPGLSPECARWVAQESPVIGLGVETVGTDAGRAHAFDPAFPCHSSLMGSDKYGLTQLRNLDLLPPTGCVVIAGPLPIVTGSGAPARVLALVERS; encoded by the coding sequence ATGCCCGAGCCGTCCGTCCTCGCCTCGCTGGTGTCCGGGTTGCGGGGTGGGTCGATCGAAGTCGTCGACCTCACGTCGCCGTTGTCGTCGTCGACACCGGTGATCCAACTGCCGCCGGAGTTCGGCCAGACGGCGGCGTTCGAACTGGAGGAGATCAGCAGGTATGACGTACGGGGGCCGGCCTGGTACTGGAACAACTTCCGCAGTGGCGAGCACACAGGGACCCACTTCGACGCCCCGAACCACTGGGTGACCGGGAAGGACCTCTCCGACGTGGCGTCGGTGCCGGCGCGTCGGCTGATCGCACCGGCCGCCGTGCTGGACTTCACCGCCGAAGCGCGGGAGAACCCGGACTTCCTCGTGGAGGTCGAGCACGTGCGGGCCTGGGAAGCCGAGAACGGGCCGCTGCCCGACGGCGGTTGGCTGTTGCTGCGCACCGGCTGGGACGCCCGCGCGCACTCCCAGGAGGCGTTCCTCAACGCCGACGAGAACGGCCCGCACACCCCCGGCCTGTCGCCGGAATGCGCCCGCTGGGTGGCTCAGGAGTCGCCGGTGATCGGCCTCGGAGTCGAGACGGTGGGCACCGACGCGGGACGTGCGCACGCGTTCGACCCGGCGTTCCCGTGTCACTCCTCTCTCATGGGCAGTGACAAGTACGGGCTGACCCAGTTGCGGAACCTGGATCTGCTGCCGCCGACCGGCTGCGTCGTCATCGCGGGACCCTTGCCCATCGTCACGGGGTCGGGGGCTCCCGCACGGGTGCTCGCGCTGGTGGAGCGCTCGTGA
- a CDS encoding thiamine pyrophosphate-binding protein, which translates to MKVAEAVGRALSAAGVGRVFGVVGSGNFHLTNAMVAQGSRFVAARHEGGAATMADAYSRMSGTVAVLSVHQGPGLTNAMTGIAEAAKSRTPLLVLAAEATEPRSNFYVDQEALARSVGAVTARVTSAEGAVAQARDALRRAVHDRRTVLLNLPLDVQARDVPEGAHALNVAPPERTAVEPESADVQALAQVLEKSRRPVFVAGRGARSPGSRDALAALAERHGALLATSAVARGLFHGNPWALDVSGGFASPLAAELIQGADLIVGWGCALNMWTTRHGRLIGADTTVVQVDDDASALGAHREVDLGVTGDVELTARRALARAGGRRNGYRTDDVEAALTARVRWRDVPYEDTSGRERIDPRTLSIALDDILPAERVIGVDSGNFMGYPSMYLSVPDENGLCFTQAFQSIGLGLATAIGAALAQPDRLPVAALGDGGAMMGAAELDTVRRLGLPMVVVVYNDDAYGAEVHHFGPDGYPLETVEFPPTDVAAVARGYGFEAVTVRTRADLKAVEDWVAGPRSAPLLIDAKVVADRGAWWLEEAFRGH; encoded by the coding sequence GTGAAAGTCGCGGAGGCCGTCGGACGGGCGCTGTCCGCGGCAGGGGTCGGCCGTGTCTTCGGCGTGGTCGGATCGGGCAACTTCCATCTCACCAATGCCATGGTCGCGCAGGGCTCGCGGTTCGTCGCCGCACGCCATGAAGGCGGCGCGGCGACGATGGCTGACGCCTACAGCCGGATGAGCGGCACGGTGGCCGTGCTGAGCGTTCACCAGGGTCCCGGCCTGACGAACGCCATGACCGGCATCGCCGAGGCGGCCAAAAGCCGTACACCGCTGCTCGTACTGGCAGCCGAGGCGACCGAGCCGAGGTCCAACTTCTACGTCGACCAGGAGGCGTTGGCGCGATCGGTGGGCGCGGTCACGGCGCGCGTGACGTCGGCGGAGGGCGCCGTCGCGCAGGCCCGCGACGCGCTACGACGTGCTGTGCACGACAGACGTACCGTGCTGCTCAACCTCCCGCTGGACGTACAGGCCCGCGACGTACCCGAGGGCGCACACGCCCTGAACGTGGCGCCGCCCGAACGGACCGCGGTCGAACCGGAGTCGGCCGACGTGCAGGCGCTGGCGCAGGTGCTGGAGAAGTCCCGGCGGCCGGTCTTCGTGGCCGGCCGGGGAGCGCGCTCACCGGGCTCCCGGGACGCCTTGGCGGCGCTGGCCGAACGCCACGGCGCGCTGCTGGCGACATCGGCCGTCGCCCGCGGCCTCTTCCACGGCAATCCGTGGGCGCTCGACGTGTCCGGAGGCTTCGCGTCCCCCCTGGCGGCCGAGCTGATCCAGGGGGCCGACCTGATCGTGGGCTGGGGCTGCGCGCTGAACATGTGGACCACGCGCCACGGCCGGCTGATCGGTGCGGACACCACCGTGGTTCAGGTCGACGACGACGCGTCCGCGCTGGGTGCGCACCGGGAAGTGGACCTCGGGGTCACCGGCGACGTGGAGTTGACGGCGCGGCGTGCGCTCGCGAGGGCCGGCGGGCGTCGGAACGGCTACCGGACCGACGATGTCGAGGCGGCTCTCACCGCACGCGTGCGGTGGCGGGATGTGCCCTACGAAGACACGAGCGGCCGCGAGCGGATCGACCCGCGCACACTGAGCATCGCGCTGGACGACATTCTCCCCGCGGAGCGGGTGATCGGCGTGGACTCCGGCAACTTCATGGGCTACCCGAGCATGTACCTGTCGGTGCCCGACGAGAACGGCCTGTGCTTCACCCAGGCGTTCCAGTCGATCGGCCTGGGGCTGGCGACCGCGATCGGTGCGGCACTGGCGCAGCCGGACCGGCTTCCGGTGGCCGCGCTCGGGGACGGCGGGGCGATGATGGGCGCCGCGGAACTCGACACGGTACGCCGGCTCGGGCTGCCGATGGTGGTCGTCGTGTACAACGACGACGCCTACGGAGCGGAGGTGCACCACTTCGGGCCCGACGGATATCCGCTGGAGACAGTCGAGTTCCCGCCGACGGACGTCGCCGCCGTGGCGCGCGGGTACGGCTTCGAAGCGGTGACCGTGCGCACGCGGGCGGATCTGAAGGCCGTCGAGGACTGGGTCGCCGGGCCACGCTCCGCGCCTCTGCTCATCGACGCGAAGGTGGTCGCAGACCGAGGGGCCTGGTGGCTCGAGGAGGCGTTCCGCGGACATTGA
- a CDS encoding LysR family transcriptional regulator — MELELRHLRVLCAIADAGSVGRAASDLGYSQPAMSTQLRRIERYFGEALFERGPAGVRLTPYGIEVVAQARDVLARAAAIGCRPAGEAARTRRTLRVAATNSPVLSGMVSRVRARLPDVPLAVSSVYASSRIVELLEEGAVDAAVAADYPGMELRHSDAVTHRGIVTEPTFVALPSRHRLRHRAQVSLADLAGDAWFLTPDDGAGWPQVFYTACEAAGFSPVAVHEFLGDQLQLQSMIGAGLGVSVVQATLRPIPDVVIKPLIGTPLWCRYVLAWRRDAVAGEVAETLFDCAASAYRELVGQSPHLRTWAARTWSVTGA, encoded by the coding sequence ATGGAGCTGGAGCTTCGGCATCTGCGCGTCCTGTGCGCGATCGCCGACGCGGGGAGCGTGGGCCGGGCCGCGTCGGACCTGGGTTACTCGCAGCCGGCCATGAGCACCCAACTGCGGCGGATCGAGCGCTACTTCGGCGAGGCGCTGTTCGAGCGCGGGCCGGCGGGGGTGAGGCTGACACCGTACGGCATCGAGGTCGTCGCTCAGGCACGTGACGTCCTGGCCCGTGCCGCCGCGATCGGATGCCGGCCGGCCGGTGAAGCCGCGAGAACCCGTCGGACCTTGCGCGTGGCGGCGACCAACTCCCCGGTGCTGTCGGGCATGGTCTCCCGGGTCCGTGCCCGGTTGCCGGATGTGCCGCTCGCGGTGAGCAGCGTGTACGCCTCCTCGCGGATCGTCGAACTCCTGGAGGAGGGCGCGGTGGACGCGGCGGTCGCCGCGGACTACCCCGGAATGGAGCTGAGGCATTCGGACGCGGTGACGCACCGCGGGATCGTCACCGAGCCCACGTTCGTGGCCCTGCCGTCCCGGCATCGCCTCAGACACCGCGCTCAGGTCTCGCTCGCCGACCTGGCCGGGGACGCGTGGTTCCTGACACCGGACGACGGAGCCGGCTGGCCGCAAGTCTTCTACACCGCCTGTGAAGCGGCCGGATTCTCGCCGGTCGCCGTGCACGAATTCCTCGGCGACCAGCTGCAGTTGCAGAGCATGATCGGTGCCGGACTCGGTGTGTCCGTCGTACAGGCGACGCTGCGACCGATCCCGGACGTGGTGATCAAGCCGCTGATCGGTACGCCGCTGTGGTGCCGTTACGTGCTGGCCTGGCGGCGCGACGCGGTTGCCGGGGAAGTGGCGGAGACGCTGTTCGACTGCGCCGCCTCCGCGTATCGCGAACTCGTCGGCCAGTCACCGCACTTGAGGACGTGGGCCGCGCGCACCTGGAGCGTGACCGGGGCGTAG
- a CDS encoding collagenase, protein MRYRFALPRRTAGALAVCVTVAGLLSTPALAAPPARDGTTEVTASRKATPPPPPTGSTASAADRPAVQGRPLTAAQLPPLAPTPSRARPSAETGTKTTPKAASCTPADFAGRTGPALVAFVKASTTGCVNTLFAVTGTDARDIFREAQMVTLAKAFTREAQRYRGDNSSQVWQLVLFLRAGYYVQFNNPSDVGPYSATLAGATTRGLDAFFANRHSRDVTAANGDVLGEVVILTDSADQQARYLKVYRRLLNGYDSSYDAIGSMLAAVNDVYTPLWRGNWNTDYVNAVAADPGIVRTLHTFALGHLDLLGTDRAYLDSNAGMNLARYVEHTALQATVRPLTKDLLNASELTGPTAGLWIAVATQADYYDHLNCSYYDVCDLTGRLTRAALPITHTCDATHTVRTQALTSDELDAVCANLLGQDPYFDNLVKDDGPIPGQYVSTLQLVVFASRADYQTYAGAIFGVSTDNGGITLTGDPSDPANQPVAIMYQKNVDDGFTARIWNLNHEYTHFLDARYDMKGDFAQQTSVPDVWWIEGLAEYVSYGYRGITDEQAVTEAGKHTYRLSTLFQNTYANSDVTRTYPWGYLAARYMFEQHPTDIQRMLARFRVGDYAGGYAVYSSDIATRYDADFDQWLTACAAGACSTPGRAGLRAASAHAWTP, encoded by the coding sequence ATGCGCTACCGCTTCGCGCTGCCCAGACGCACGGCCGGCGCCCTCGCCGTCTGCGTCACCGTCGCCGGCCTGCTGTCGACACCGGCGCTCGCGGCACCCCCCGCTCGGGACGGCACCACTGAGGTGACCGCGTCCCGGAAGGCGACGCCACCCCCGCCGCCGACCGGCTCGACGGCAAGTGCCGCCGACCGCCCCGCCGTACAGGGCCGACCGCTCACCGCGGCCCAACTGCCTCCCCTGGCGCCGACGCCCTCCCGGGCCCGTCCGAGCGCGGAAACCGGTACGAAGACCACACCGAAGGCCGCCTCCTGCACTCCGGCCGACTTCGCCGGCCGGACCGGTCCCGCACTCGTCGCGTTCGTCAAGGCCTCGACCACGGGCTGCGTCAACACCTTGTTCGCCGTCACCGGTACCGACGCCCGCGACATCTTCCGCGAGGCCCAGATGGTCACCCTGGCCAAGGCCTTCACGCGAGAGGCGCAACGCTATCGAGGCGACAACTCGTCCCAGGTGTGGCAGCTCGTCCTGTTCCTGCGCGCCGGCTACTACGTGCAGTTCAACAACCCGTCCGACGTCGGCCCCTACAGTGCGACCCTCGCCGGAGCCACCACCCGCGGCCTGGACGCCTTCTTCGCCAACCGGCACTCCAGGGACGTCACCGCGGCGAACGGTGACGTGCTCGGTGAGGTCGTCATCCTCACCGACAGCGCCGACCAGCAGGCCCGCTATCTGAAGGTCTACCGGCGGTTGCTCAACGGGTACGACAGCTCCTATGACGCCATCGGCAGCATGCTCGCGGCCGTCAACGACGTCTACACCCCGCTGTGGCGCGGCAATTGGAACACGGACTACGTCAACGCGGTCGCCGCCGACCCGGGTATCGTCCGGACCCTCCACACGTTCGCGCTGGGGCACCTGGACCTGCTCGGGACCGACCGCGCCTACCTGGACTCCAACGCAGGGATGAACCTCGCCCGCTACGTCGAACACACGGCGCTGCAGGCGACGGTCCGGCCCCTGACCAAGGACCTGTTGAACGCGTCGGAGCTCACCGGCCCCACGGCCGGCCTGTGGATCGCGGTGGCGACGCAGGCGGACTACTACGACCACCTCAACTGCTCGTACTACGACGTCTGTGACCTGACGGGCCGGCTGACCAGGGCGGCCCTGCCGATCACCCACACCTGCGACGCGACCCACACCGTCCGGACCCAGGCGCTCACCTCCGACGAGCTCGACGCCGTATGCGCCAACTTGCTGGGCCAGGACCCGTACTTCGACAACCTCGTCAAGGACGACGGCCCCATACCCGGCCAGTACGTGTCGACCCTCCAACTCGTCGTCTTCGCCAGCCGCGCGGACTACCAGACCTACGCCGGGGCGATCTTCGGCGTCAGTACGGACAACGGCGGCATCACCCTGACAGGAGACCCGTCCGACCCCGCCAACCAACCGGTGGCGATCATGTACCAGAAGAACGTCGATGACGGCTTCACGGCCCGGATCTGGAACCTCAACCACGAGTACACGCACTTCCTCGACGCCCGCTACGACATGAAGGGCGACTTCGCCCAGCAGACATCGGTGCCGGACGTCTGGTGGATCGAGGGCCTGGCCGAATACGTCTCCTACGGCTACCGCGGCATCACCGACGAGCAGGCCGTCACGGAGGCGGGCAAGCACACCTACCGACTGAGCACGCTGTTCCAGAACACCTACGCCAACAGCGACGTGACCCGCACCTACCCCTGGGGCTACCTCGCGGCCCGCTACATGTTCGAGCAACACCCGACGGACATCCAGCGCATGCTCGCCCGCTTCCGCGTCGGCGACTACGCGGGCGGATACGCCGTCTACAGCTCCGACATCGCCACCCGCTACGACGCCGATTTCGACCAGTGGCTCACGGCGTGCGCCGCCGGCGCCTGCTCCACACCCGGCCGAGCCGGACTCCGCGCGGCGTCGGCGCACGCCTGGACCCCGTAG
- a CDS encoding DUF4132 domain-containing protein, which translates to MGEYHYHYVVHQSDGDLARGVVWAAALTGGPAAVPYLRALALRVGGPVSDVIEDLKLAGAAINALAEIDDPAALEALWRLQSRIKHRALRKQLDTALLTAADRQGITAGQLVERSVPDHGLASDGSLEHELGGYRVRVAIEDAVTVRLTFAGPDGRLFRTAPAAVKDGFPDELKQLKALAKEVRGTLSGERARVEALMSAGREWPYDEWCRYYRDHPVTGVLVRGLIWEFQHSDGVWHAAVPMTEPPGEPARARLWHPVRASTDEIRAWRERIVDQRLRQPFKQAFREIYLLTPAEEETGVYSNRFAAHIVHYPRLYALFKERGWQANFLGRYDGGYEGKARAEFGDGEWRACFFHEPAAEDYGDYAPDHAATDQVRFERRDGRRRREVPLAEVPPLVFSEAMRDVDLFVGVTSIAADPEWADRGEDRYAAYWRTATFGELTANAEVRREALERILPRLKIADRCALDGRFLVVRGGLRTYRIHLGSANILMEPDDSYLCIVPSRPKSDGKVFLPFEDDRLSLILSKAFLLAADSKITDETILTQIKRGG; encoded by the coding sequence ATGGGCGAGTACCACTACCACTACGTCGTTCATCAGAGCGACGGCGACCTGGCGCGCGGCGTCGTCTGGGCGGCCGCGCTCACCGGCGGCCCGGCCGCGGTGCCGTACCTCCGCGCGCTCGCCCTGCGGGTCGGCGGACCCGTGTCCGACGTGATCGAGGACCTCAAGCTCGCGGGCGCGGCGATCAACGCGCTCGCCGAGATCGACGATCCGGCCGCTCTGGAGGCGCTGTGGCGGTTGCAGTCCCGGATCAAGCACCGGGCTCTGCGCAAGCAGCTCGACACCGCTCTGCTGACGGCCGCCGACCGGCAGGGCATCACGGCGGGGCAACTCGTCGAACGCAGCGTGCCGGACCACGGCCTGGCGTCGGACGGCTCGCTGGAGCACGAGCTGGGCGGATACCGGGTACGGGTGGCGATCGAGGACGCGGTGACGGTGCGGCTCACCTTCGCGGGCCCCGACGGGCGCCTGTTCCGTACGGCCCCGGCGGCGGTGAAGGACGGGTTCCCGGACGAACTCAAGCAGTTGAAAGCCCTGGCCAAGGAGGTACGGGGCACGCTCTCGGGCGAGCGGGCCCGCGTCGAGGCGCTGATGTCGGCCGGGCGTGAGTGGCCGTACGACGAGTGGTGCCGCTACTACCGCGACCATCCGGTCACCGGGGTCCTCGTCCGAGGTCTGATCTGGGAGTTCCAGCATTCGGACGGCGTGTGGCATGCGGCGGTGCCCATGACCGAACCGCCCGGCGAGCCGGCGCGCGCACGGTTGTGGCATCCGGTCAGGGCGTCGACGGACGAGATCAGGGCGTGGCGGGAGCGGATCGTCGACCAGCGGCTGCGGCAGCCGTTCAAACAGGCGTTCCGGGAGATCTATCTGCTCACTCCGGCGGAGGAGGAGACCGGCGTCTATTCCAACCGGTTCGCCGCCCACATCGTCCACTACCCGCGGCTCTACGCGCTGTTCAAGGAACGCGGATGGCAGGCCAACTTCCTCGGCCGGTACGACGGCGGCTACGAGGGGAAGGCGCGGGCCGAGTTCGGCGACGGCGAGTGGCGGGCGTGCTTCTTCCACGAACCTGCCGCGGAGGACTACGGGGACTACGCGCCCGATCACGCCGCGACGGACCAGGTCCGGTTCGAGCGGCGTGACGGCCGACGCCGGCGGGAGGTTCCGCTGGCCGAGGTTCCGCCGCTGGTGTTCAGCGAGGCGATGCGGGACGTCGATCTGTTCGTGGGCGTGACCTCGATCGCGGCCGATCCCGAGTGGGCCGACCGGGGCGAGGACCGCTATGCCGCGTACTGGCGGACGGCCACGTTCGGTGAGCTGACGGCGAACGCGGAGGTCCGGCGTGAGGCGCTGGAACGGATCCTGCCGCGCTTGAAGATCGCCGACCGGTGCGCGCTCGACGGCCGCTTCCTGGTGGTCCGCGGCGGGCTCCGTACGTACAGGATCCATCTGGGCTCGGCCAACATCCTGATGGAGCCGGACGATTCCTACCTGTGCATTGTCCCGTCGCGTCCCAAGAGTGACGGCAAGGTGTTCCTGCCGTTCGAGGACGACCGGCTCTCGCTGATTCTCAGCAAGGCGTTCCTGCTGGCCGCCGACTCCAAGATCACCGACGAGACCATCCTCACGCAGATCAAGCGAGGTGGCTGA
- a CDS encoding SRPBCC family protein: MSGPPIHEIEERWISEFDKPRLQAISVIKNQAEEYAMTNGTASVPTYVYVTYIRASADQVWQALTDADLTARYWGHANISDWQPGSAWEHRRVDGSGVVDVVGEVIKAEPPTRLVITFEDTPDAEAPREPSVVTFLVEPHQDIVRLTVTHENLPNQEMLHGISRGWPAVLANLKSLLETGDVLPQAPWEMSPGHA, encoded by the coding sequence TTGAGCGGGCCGCCCATCCACGAGATCGAGGAGCGCTGGATCTCGGAGTTCGACAAGCCCCGCCTGCAAGCGATCAGCGTCATCAAGAACCAGGCAGAGGAGTACGCCATGACCAACGGAACCGCGTCTGTACCGACCTACGTCTACGTCACCTACATCCGTGCGAGCGCGGACCAGGTGTGGCAAGCCCTGACGGACGCGGACCTGACGGCGCGCTACTGGGGGCACGCCAACATTTCGGACTGGCAGCCGGGCTCGGCCTGGGAGCACCGGCGCGTCGACGGATCAGGCGTCGTCGATGTCGTCGGTGAAGTGATCAAGGCGGAGCCCCCGACGCGCTTGGTCATCACCTTCGAGGACACCCCCGACGCCGAAGCGCCAAGGGAACCGTCGGTTGTCACCTTTCTCGTAGAACCACACCAGGACATCGTCCGGCTCACCGTGACCCACGAGAACCTCCCCAACCAGGAGATGCTCCACGGCATCTCGCGCGGTTGGCCGGCCGTGCTGGCGAACCTCAAGTCGCTGCTTGAGACCGGCGATGTCCTGCCGCAGGCGCCATGGGAGATGTCCCCCGGGCACGCCTGA
- a CDS encoding GNAT family N-acetyltransferase, producing MDITIYRLDELGDSLRKAWHQAMDESPEYANPFLAPEFAIGIGKYRGGARVAVLHENGEPVGFLPYERNVFGVGRAVGLGLSDCQALVHRPGVTWDTEELLRACGLSILEFDHLVEEQKPFGRHVTGTFASPVIDVKPGDGSYAEWLRGAYPGLAKTTLKKERRVGREVGEMRFVFDERDPEVLHQLMQWKSAQYRRTGRMDRFARPWIVDLVDYLFHVREEHFTGVLSVVYAGDRPVAAHFGPRSRTVLAAWFTAYDPEFHRYSPGLMMHLRMAEAAGRNGVTLLDLGRGDKEYKDWLKTRELRVGEGFAARPHPVAAAHRLWRRPVRGLRNTVLAHPRLREPADRLLKTVGTLRTSGRADPGGAGPRAH from the coding sequence GTGGACATCACCATCTACAGGCTCGACGAGCTGGGCGACTCGCTGCGCAAGGCGTGGCACCAGGCGATGGACGAGTCGCCCGAATACGCCAACCCTTTCCTGGCGCCGGAGTTCGCGATCGGGATCGGCAAGTACCGCGGTGGGGCTCGGGTGGCGGTCCTGCACGAGAACGGGGAGCCCGTCGGGTTCCTCCCCTACGAGCGCAACGTCTTCGGCGTCGGCCGGGCCGTTGGGCTGGGCCTGTCCGACTGCCAGGCACTCGTGCACCGTCCCGGGGTCACCTGGGACACCGAGGAGTTGCTGCGGGCCTGCGGGCTGTCGATCCTCGAGTTCGACCATCTCGTCGAGGAGCAGAAGCCGTTCGGCAGACATGTCACGGGGACGTTCGCCTCACCGGTGATCGACGTGAAGCCCGGCGACGGCAGCTACGCGGAGTGGCTGCGCGGCGCGTACCCGGGGCTGGCCAAGACGACGCTGAAGAAGGAACGCCGCGTGGGGCGTGAGGTGGGGGAAATGCGGTTCGTCTTCGACGAGCGCGACCCCGAGGTGCTGCACCAGCTCATGCAGTGGAAGTCCGCCCAGTACCGAAGAACGGGGCGGATGGACCGGTTCGCGCGGCCGTGGATCGTCGACCTGGTGGACTATCTGTTCCACGTCCGCGAGGAGCACTTCACCGGCGTCCTGTCCGTGGTGTACGCCGGTGACCGGCCGGTGGCCGCACACTTCGGGCCGAGATCGCGCACGGTCCTGGCGGCCTGGTTCACCGCGTACGACCCCGAATTCCACCGCTACTCGCCCGGGTTGATGATGCACCTTCGGATGGCCGAGGCGGCGGGTCGGAACGGCGTGACGCTCCTGGACCTGGGACGCGGTGACAAGGAGTACAAGGACTGGCTCAAGACCCGTGAACTGCGCGTGGGAGAAGGCTTCGCGGCCCGCCCCCACCCGGTGGCCGCGGCGCACCGGCTGTGGCGCAGACCGGTGCGGGGCCTGCGCAACACGGTCCTGGCCCATCCCAGACTGCGGGAACCCGCCGACCGGCTGCTGAAGACGGTCGGCACGCTGCGTACGTCGGGCCGTGCGGACCCCGGCGGAGCGGGACCGCGCGCACACTGA
- a CDS encoding fatty acyl-AMP ligase: protein MARSLVDLLTAHASQQPERTAYRYLVTGDCDGEIQDISFGRLAGRSRAVAAWLQERGLAGSRALLLYPPGLEFICGYLGCLSAGVVAVPGVPPQGRSQNHRALTRMKRLIADADAKVILGGREVIAALGAMSEHLPELAEITCVATEDIPDEAACSWREPDLTADSVAFLQYTSGSTSAPRGVMVTHGNLLDNERVITERMGHTPDVIAEYDHELFVSWLPVYHDMGLIGPVLSTVYLGVTATLFSPLHFLQQPQRWLSAIDRYRPHTSGGPNFAYELCLKHATPELLDGLDLSRWKVAFNGAEPVRAATLRRFTETFGAAGFRREALYPCYGLAEATLMVTGSTVETPPTLVEAAGTGPHAGAADAAAVSSGRPGPGMTVVIADPERQEPLSEGEVGEIWVAGASVAKGYWRNTLATRETFRATLKDREGRFLRTGDLGFLRDGELFVTGRLKDLMVIDGRNHYPQDLELSAEMSHGALRPGCTAAFSVDGAVDSGADDTVDGAVEGEQPVIVAEMAPEAAGDSDKITDLIRSAIGEAHGLSVREVVLVHPGTIPKTSSGKIQRHASRAAYLAGTLSVVGAPAMR, encoded by the coding sequence ATGGCTCGATCCCTGGTCGATTTACTGACCGCGCACGCCTCGCAACAGCCCGAACGGACCGCCTACCGCTATCTCGTCACGGGCGACTGTGACGGAGAGATCCAGGACATCTCGTTCGGGCGTCTGGCCGGCCGGTCCCGGGCCGTCGCCGCCTGGCTGCAGGAGCGCGGTCTGGCCGGTTCCCGCGCCCTGCTGCTGTATCCGCCCGGTCTCGAGTTCATCTGCGGCTACCTGGGCTGCCTTTCGGCCGGAGTCGTCGCCGTGCCGGGCGTGCCCCCGCAGGGGCGGTCGCAGAACCATCGCGCCCTGACCCGGATGAAGCGGCTGATCGCCGACGCGGACGCCAAGGTGATCCTGGGCGGCCGTGAGGTGATCGCCGCTCTGGGCGCCATGTCGGAGCACCTGCCCGAACTGGCCGAGATCACCTGCGTCGCCACCGAGGACATCCCCGACGAGGCGGCCTGCTCCTGGCGCGAACCCGACCTCACCGCCGACTCGGTCGCCTTCCTCCAGTACACCTCCGGGTCCACCTCCGCCCCGCGCGGCGTGATGGTGACCCACGGGAACCTGCTGGACAACGAGCGGGTCATCACGGAGCGGATGGGCCACACCCCGGACGTGATCGCCGAGTACGACCACGAACTGTTCGTCAGCTGGCTGCCCGTGTACCACGACATGGGTCTCATAGGCCCGGTCCTGAGCACGGTCTACCTCGGCGTGACCGCCACGCTCTTCTCGCCGCTGCACTTCCTGCAACAGCCCCAGCGCTGGCTGAGCGCCATCGACCGCTACCGTCCGCACACCAGCGGCGGACCCAACTTCGCGTACGAACTGTGCCTGAAGCACGCCACCCCCGAACTCCTCGACGGCCTCGACCTGAGCCGCTGGAAGGTCGCCTTCAACGGCGCCGAACCGGTGCGGGCCGCCACCCTGCGGCGCTTCACCGAGACCTTCGGCGCGGCCGGCTTCCGCCGCGAGGCCCTGTACCCGTGCTACGGCCTGGCCGAGGCCACCCTCATGGTCACCGGCAGCACGGTCGAGACCCCGCCCACCCTCGTCGAGGCCGCCGGGACCGGGCCGCACGCCGGCGCGGCGGACGCGGCGGCGGTCAGCTCGGGCCGGCCCGGTCCCGGTATGACCGTGGTGATCGCCGACCCCGAGCGGCAGGAGCCGCTGTCCGAGGGAGAGGTCGGTGAGATCTGGGTCGCGGGCGCGAGCGTCGCCAAGGGTTACTGGCGCAACACCCTCGCCACCCGCGAGACCTTCCGGGCCACGCTGAAGGACCGCGAGGGCCGCTTCCTGCGGACCGGCGACCTCGGATTCCTGCGCGACGGCGAACTGTTCGTCACCGGCCGTCTCAAGGACCTGATGGTCATCGACGGACGCAACCACTACCCGCAGGACCTGGAACTGTCCGCCGAGATGTCCCACGGGGCGCTGCGCCCCGGCTGCACCGCCGCGTTCTCCGTGGACGGCGCAGTGGACAGCGGAGCTGACGACACGGTGGACGGCGCGGTGGAGGGCGAACAGCCCGTCATCGTCGCGGAGATGGCCCCGGAAGCGGCGGGCGACTCCGACAAGATCACCGATCTGATCCGCAGCGCGATCGGCGAGGCCCACGGTCTGTCGGTGCGCGAGGTCGTGCTGGTCCACCCCGGCACCATCCCCAAGACGTCCAGCGGGAAGATCCAGCGCCACGCCTCCCGGGCTGCCTACCTGGCCGGGACCCTTTCGGTGGTCGGCGCGCCCGCCATGAGATGA